A region from the Isachenkonia alkalipeptolytica genome encodes:
- a CDS encoding FeoB small GTPase domain-containing protein, translating into MDCHNKSPEVEVGKDTLKFLLMGNPNVGKSVVFSKLTGVEVLAANYTGTTVGYTKGKVRDLKQDGILIDVPGTYGLEATSEAEEVAVNFVKEGADAIICVLDATNLERNLNFALQLKKFDIPMIFVLNLVDVAEQQGVIIDAQALEEELEAPVIPTIAVRNVGLRDLLSAMGNVEKRQKEVCYTAEKELVEEEETRWKEIGRIVEKVQTLEEREPSLTEKLGYASMQPWPGIPLAILVLALVLGFVVGGGKAIRGALLLPFVYNIYEPAMTAFIGGFITEGTVVYNVLVGDYGVLIKIIEWPFALVLPYITLFYIALSTLEDSGYLPRIGVLMDGALRKIGVQGGSIVPFIMGYGCAIPAILGSKAATTHKERVIVASLVSLAVPCTAQTAAFFVLLGDESPWMLVGVYGLSILAMILGGAVLNRMLPGKVDPMLLEIPNLLKPDVKTVLQKIKIRVKHYLVEAQIPMALGILFAAIIAETGLIHGISDFLSPVVTGWLGLPGEAGLALMLGIVRRELAVLPLLDMSLSSLQIFTGATVALFYLPCLSVLAILIKEFKLKTGLAIAATTLIGAFLIGGVINQTVRFISGIL; encoded by the coding sequence GTGGATTGTCATAACAAGAGCCCCGAAGTCGAGGTAGGCAAAGACACGCTGAAGTTCTTACTGATGGGAAATCCCAATGTAGGAAAAAGCGTGGTGTTTTCCAAACTTACGGGGGTAGAGGTGCTCGCCGCAAACTATACGGGAACCACGGTGGGCTACACCAAAGGAAAAGTTCGAGACTTAAAACAAGACGGCATACTAATTGACGTTCCGGGAACCTACGGCCTTGAGGCTACTTCTGAAGCCGAAGAAGTAGCCGTTAATTTTGTCAAGGAAGGGGCCGATGCCATCATCTGTGTCCTGGACGCCACAAATTTAGAGCGGAACTTAAATTTTGCCCTACAATTGAAAAAATTCGATATCCCCATGATCTTTGTCTTAAATCTGGTGGATGTCGCCGAGCAACAAGGGGTGATCATTGATGCCCAGGCCTTAGAGGAAGAACTGGAGGCTCCGGTGATCCCTACGATTGCGGTGCGGAATGTGGGGCTGCGGGACCTTTTATCCGCCATGGGAAACGTGGAAAAACGACAAAAGGAAGTATGTTACACCGCGGAAAAAGAACTGGTGGAAGAAGAGGAAACCCGTTGGAAGGAAATCGGTCGTATTGTAGAAAAGGTCCAGACCCTGGAGGAAAGAGAACCTTCCTTGACGGAAAAACTGGGCTACGCGTCGATGCAGCCCTGGCCGGGAATCCCCTTGGCGATTCTGGTATTGGCATTGGTCCTGGGCTTTGTGGTCGGGGGCGGAAAAGCCATTCGGGGAGCCTTGTTGCTTCCCTTCGTGTATAATATTTATGAGCCGGCGATGACGGCATTTATCGGAGGATTTATTACCGAGGGAACCGTGGTTTACAACGTATTAGTGGGAGATTATGGGGTGCTGATTAAGATAATTGAATGGCCCTTTGCCTTAGTCCTTCCCTATATCACCCTGTTTTATATTGCCCTGTCCACCTTGGAAGACAGCGGATATTTACCGAGAATCGGTGTGCTGATGGACGGCGCCCTTAGAAAAATCGGGGTGCAAGGGGGAAGCATTGTTCCTTTTATTATGGGTTACGGATGCGCTATACCGGCGATCTTAGGCTCTAAAGCTGCAACCACCCATAAGGAACGGGTGATTGTTGCAAGTCTGGTTTCCTTAGCGGTACCCTGTACGGCCCAAACCGCAGCCTTCTTTGTATTACTGGGAGACGAATCCCCCTGGATGCTGGTAGGGGTATACGGACTCTCGATTCTGGCCATGATTCTGGGGGGGGCGGTGCTTAACCGGATGCTTCCGGGGAAAGTGGATCCCATGCTGTTGGAAATTCCCAATCTGTTAAAGCCCGATGTGAAAACCGTGCTACAAAAGATTAAAATACGGGTGAAACATTACCTGGTGGAAGCCCAAATCCCCATGGCCCTGGGAATTCTCTTTGCGGCCATCATCGCAGAAACCGGCCTGATCCACGGGATCAGTGACTTCTTAAGTCCTGTGGTGACAGGATGGCTGGGACTTCCGGGCGAAGCGGGGCTTGCCCTGATGCTTGGGATTGTTCGACGGGAGCTGGCGGTACTGCCGCTGTTGGATATGAGCCTCAGCAGTCTGCAGATTTTCACCGGTGCCACCGTGGCACTGTTCTATCTGCCCTGTTTATCGGTGCTGGCCATACTCATTAAAGAGTTCAAGTTAAAGACCGGACTGGCCATTGCGGCCACCACCTTAATCGGCGCCTTTCTCATCGGCGGCGTAATCAATCAAACCGTTCGTTTTATCAGCGGTATTTTGTAG
- the gatB gene encoding Asp-tRNA(Asn)/Glu-tRNA(Gln) amidotransferase subunit GatB, producing MIKAETVIGLEIHVELNTETKIFCGCKNQASKNPNEYICPTCLGYPGALPRLNKKVVDYALKAALALNCEVQRNTHMDRKHYFYPDLPKGYQITQATKPLGIKGKLYLEKAKKTVGIERIHIEEDTGKMMHRSDDTDIDYNRSGVPLIEIVTAPDLSNEVELLEFLEELKNLLAFLEISDLKMEEGSLRCDLNINVIDQKRGTKTPVMEVKNLNSFKGAVKAGLYEQKRLRKALGKNRELTKETRGWDQKREETKTLRKKEDSLEYQYFIEPEILPLQLSQRKIRNTAGRMPELPQQKRVRFKKQYDLPDYDVGILAKNPYVADFFEQALLVCYAPKRISNWIMTQLLSEMPKGLEGFKDLALKPKDFGKLMTLIEEGKVPKKIGEKVLKEILITGEDPERILKNRNLGKITDPEEIQKIVAELVDQLSTQYPELLKDYQKKPDKAMKFLMGKGMERTGGRVDPEKLRESIKQELLLKFQQKEY from the coding sequence ATGATAAAAGCGGAAACGGTAATCGGACTGGAAATACATGTGGAGCTTAATACGGAAACCAAAATTTTTTGCGGTTGCAAAAATCAAGCTTCGAAAAATCCTAATGAATATATCTGTCCCACCTGTTTGGGATATCCGGGAGCCTTGCCCAGACTGAATAAAAAGGTAGTGGATTATGCTCTGAAAGCCGCACTTGCTCTAAACTGCGAGGTTCAACGAAACACTCATATGGATCGAAAACACTATTTTTATCCCGATCTTCCTAAAGGATATCAGATCACCCAAGCCACAAAACCCTTAGGGATAAAGGGAAAACTGTATTTGGAAAAGGCAAAGAAAACCGTAGGGATTGAGCGGATTCATATTGAAGAGGATACGGGAAAAATGATGCACCGGAGCGATGATACGGATATCGATTATAATCGTAGCGGGGTACCCTTGATTGAAATTGTAACGGCACCGGATCTATCCAATGAAGTGGAACTATTAGAGTTTCTTGAAGAGTTGAAAAATCTCCTGGCTTTTTTGGAAATCTCCGACTTGAAAATGGAGGAGGGGTCCCTTCGCTGTGATTTAAACATTAATGTAATAGATCAGAAACGGGGGACTAAAACCCCGGTAATGGAAGTGAAAAATCTAAACTCCTTCAAAGGGGCGGTAAAAGCCGGGCTGTACGAACAGAAGCGATTAAGGAAGGCCCTGGGAAAAAACCGGGAGCTTACAAAAGAGACCCGGGGATGGGATCAGAAAAGAGAGGAAACCAAGACCCTTCGGAAAAAAGAGGACTCCCTGGAGTATCAGTACTTTATCGAACCGGAAATTCTTCCCCTTCAATTATCCCAGCGAAAAATTCGTAACACCGCCGGGCGTATGCCGGAACTGCCTCAACAGAAAAGAGTCCGTTTTAAAAAGCAGTACGATCTTCCCGATTACGATGTGGGAATTCTTGCAAAAAATCCTTATGTGGCGGATTTTTTTGAACAGGCCCTATTGGTTTGCTATGCTCCTAAACGGATCAGCAACTGGATTATGACTCAATTACTGTCAGAAATGCCGAAGGGGCTGGAAGGTTTTAAAGATCTCGCCTTAAAACCGAAGGATTTCGGAAAGTTGATGACACTGATCGAAGAGGGGAAGGTGCCGAAAAAAATCGGAGAAAAAGTCTTAAAGGAAATCTTGATAACCGGGGAGGATCCGGAAAGAATTCTAAAGAATCGAAATCTTGGGAAAATCACTGATCCCGAGGAGATTCAAAAAATTGTGGCGGAGCTTGTAGATCAGCTGTCCACCCAATACCCGGAATTGTTAAAGGACTATCAAAAAAAGCCGGATAAGGCGATGAAGTTCCTTATGGGTAAAGGGATGGAGCGAACCGGGGGACGGGTGGACCCGGAGAAGTTGCGAGAAAGCATTAAACAAGAACTATTATTGAAATTCCAACAAAAAGAGTACTAA
- a CDS encoding FeoA family protein has protein sequence MSLYAIEKEHRCIIENLPQLGLLKSLGLREGINVAIKSKQPMGGPVIVQVGRRCVAIARDIAQEIQVREVN, from the coding sequence ATGTCACTGTATGCGATTGAAAAAGAACACCGATGTATTATTGAAAACCTGCCCCAATTAGGACTGCTGAAGTCCCTGGGGCTTCGAGAGGGAATCAATGTGGCGATCAAGTCCAAACAGCCTATGGGAGGACCGGTCATTGTACAGGTGGGTAGAAGATGCGTAGCCATCGCCCGGGATATCGCACAAGAGATTCAGGTGAGGGAGGTCAACTAA